In Actinacidiphila yeochonensis CN732, a genomic segment contains:
- a CDS encoding ABC transporter ATP-binding protein, whose amino-acid sequence MEQTDRRDGPRGPAAPAVAVEGVSKSYGAQRALDDVSFTVRPGEFFGILGPNGAGKTTLVEIVEGLREPDAGTVEVLGQRPWPRNTALLRRIGVQTQSSAFFTRLTAAEHLATVAALQGLDRDAAHRALESVGLAGKARTRVDDLSGGQRQRLALATALVHDPELIFLDEPTAALDPEARRSLWELLRALRAQGRTIVYTTHHLDEAEALCDRVAIVAGGRIVALDTPGALVRSLAAPARLLVPADRITADQARGIEGVDRVLVEGGEVVIETRAASRVLVAVGALVDLDTVRTRTATLEDAYLRLTAAGTEQHR is encoded by the coding sequence ATGGAGCAGACCGACCGCAGGGACGGACCCCGGGGGCCCGCCGCGCCGGCCGTGGCGGTAGAGGGCGTGAGCAAGAGCTACGGCGCCCAACGAGCCCTGGACGACGTTTCGTTCACTGTCCGTCCGGGCGAGTTCTTCGGCATCCTCGGGCCCAACGGCGCGGGCAAGACCACGCTGGTGGAGATCGTCGAGGGGCTGCGGGAGCCGGACGCCGGCACCGTCGAGGTGCTCGGACAGCGGCCGTGGCCGCGCAACACCGCGCTGCTGCGCCGGATCGGCGTCCAGACGCAGTCCTCGGCCTTCTTCACCCGTCTCACCGCCGCCGAACACCTCGCCACCGTCGCCGCGTTGCAGGGCCTGGACCGCGACGCCGCCCACCGTGCCCTGGAGTCGGTCGGGTTGGCGGGCAAGGCCCGTACCCGGGTGGACGACCTCTCCGGCGGGCAGCGGCAGCGGCTCGCGCTGGCCACCGCCCTGGTGCACGACCCGGAGCTGATCTTCCTGGACGAACCGACCGCCGCCCTCGACCCGGAGGCCCGGCGCTCGCTGTGGGAGCTGCTGCGCGCCCTGCGGGCACAGGGCCGCACCATCGTCTACACCACCCACCACCTCGACGAGGCCGAGGCGTTGTGCGACCGGGTGGCCATCGTGGCCGGCGGCCGGATCGTCGCGCTGGACACGCCGGGCGCGCTGGTGCGCTCCCTCGCCGCGCCCGCCCGGCTCCTGGTGCCCGCCGACCGGATCACCGCCGATCAGGCGCGCGGTATCGAGGGCGTGGACCGGGTGCTGGTCGAGGGCGGCGAGGTCGTCATCGAGACCCGCGCCGCGAGCCGGGTGCTGGTCGCGGTCGGCGCCCTCGTCGACCTGGACACCGTGCGGACCAGGACCGCGACCCTGGAGGACGCCTACCTGCGGCTCACCGCGGCCGGAACGGAGCAGCACCGATGA
- a CDS encoding lantibiotic dehydratase, whose product MLASPTLDGQLDAYISDAAPVPDKRGRKKERSLLSYLYRTACKTSPFSTFTAVATGEFRPAPAPAPPRPGPAPAPTRTRHRPSTRHRPPARTLTRTGTCPSAGAVPRWGRSGAATPG is encoded by the coding sequence TTGCTCGCCTCGCCCACGCTCGACGGTCAACTGGACGCCTACATCTCGGACGCGGCGCCCGTACCGGACAAGAGGGGGCGCAAGAAGGAGCGCTCGCTGCTGTCGTACCTGTACCGGACGGCGTGCAAGACCAGCCCGTTCAGCACGTTCACCGCTGTGGCGACGGGGGAGTTCCGCCCCGCCCCCGCCCCCGCCCCGCCCCGCCCCGGCCCCGCCCCGGCCCCGACCCGGACCCGGCACCGGCCCTCGACCCGGCACCGGCCTCCGGCCAGGACCCTGACCCGGACCGGGACGTGCCCGTCGGCGGGAGCGGTTCCGCGCTGGGGGAGGAGCGGAGCAGCCACCCCCGGCTGA
- a CDS encoding nitroreductase family protein — translation MGFAHEYTTAIVRRGRYPMEPADWVPDWADRPRKGKHFPAADSYPLPAGPVPPAGATVERGLYGPRGTGAFTLPLLAGMLQDSYGLVGRRLGVQANSDLGTLPMYTQANWSRGSASGGGLYPVGVHWVSGPGGPLTPGVHYYDTRHHALRRLLTGDVTPQVRAAVGEPADGYRQFLVLTVRFWQNAFKYNSFCYHVVTMDTGALLATWRLWARAHGLDIAPALWFDEPRLGTLLGLDPEEEGVFAVVPLRWSGDTSSHCPDMEGVRPVGEPAVRHRDDERSRRLTVFETVTRMHAATLDGAAARPGPAALTPALAEAVPEDGERYALPAPRPLVGGVRQALRGRRSSFGRFQAAQPLSQADLSTLLAAASRAGRLGSDAEPSDNDEPLTRLYVFVNHVAGLPPGAYLHDRADGALRLLKAGPPGDFLQRNYFLANYNLEQAGAVVVPAARTRAVLDAVGDRGYRLVNALVGGVSQAFYTAASAAGIACGVALGFDAISFTEELGLDRTGEVPLLIMPAGHERPGQADFRHEIA, via the coding sequence GTGGGATTCGCCCATGAGTACACGACCGCCATCGTCCGGCGGGGCCGGTACCCCATGGAGCCCGCCGACTGGGTGCCGGACTGGGCCGACCGGCCGCGCAAGGGGAAGCACTTCCCGGCCGCCGACTCCTACCCGCTGCCCGCCGGACCGGTGCCACCGGCCGGGGCCACGGTGGAGCGCGGGCTGTACGGGCCGCGCGGCACCGGCGCCTTCACGCTGCCGCTGCTGGCCGGGATGCTCCAGGACTCCTACGGCCTGGTCGGCCGCCGGCTCGGCGTGCAGGCCAACTCCGACCTGGGCACGCTGCCGATGTACACGCAGGCCAACTGGTCGCGCGGCTCGGCCTCCGGAGGCGGCCTCTACCCGGTCGGCGTGCACTGGGTGAGCGGACCGGGCGGCCCCCTCACCCCCGGCGTCCACTACTATGACACCCGCCACCACGCCCTGCGCCGGCTGCTGACCGGCGACGTCACCCCGCAGGTGCGCGCCGCCGTGGGTGAACCGGCGGACGGCTACCGCCAGTTCCTCGTGCTCACCGTGCGGTTCTGGCAGAACGCCTTCAAGTACAACAGCTTCTGCTACCACGTCGTCACCATGGACACCGGCGCGCTGCTCGCCACCTGGCGGCTCTGGGCACGCGCCCACGGCCTGGACATCGCCCCCGCCCTGTGGTTCGACGAGCCGCGACTGGGCACGCTGCTCGGCCTCGACCCCGAGGAGGAAGGCGTCTTCGCGGTCGTCCCGCTGCGATGGTCAGGTGACACATCGTCACATTGCCCTGACATGGAAGGCGTTCGACCGGTTGGTGAGCCCGCGGTGCGTCACCGGGACGACGAGCGCTCGCGCCGGCTGACCGTCTTCGAGACGGTCACCCGAATGCACGCGGCCACCCTCGACGGAGCCGCGGCCCGGCCCGGCCCGGCGGCACTCACCCCCGCGCTCGCGGAGGCCGTGCCCGAGGACGGCGAACGGTACGCCCTTCCGGCGCCGCGCCCTCTCGTCGGCGGGGTCCGGCAGGCACTCCGCGGCCGCCGCAGCAGCTTCGGCCGCTTCCAGGCCGCCCAGCCGCTGTCGCAGGCCGACCTGTCCACGCTGCTCGCCGCCGCCTCCAGGGCCGGACGTCTCGGCAGCGACGCCGAACCATCCGACAACGACGAGCCGTTGACGCGGCTGTACGTCTTCGTCAACCACGTCGCGGGCCTTCCGCCCGGGGCCTACCTCCACGACCGCGCCGACGGCGCGCTGCGGTTGCTGAAGGCCGGCCCACCCGGCGACTTCCTCCAGCGCAACTACTTCCTGGCCAACTACAACCTGGAGCAGGCCGGTGCGGTGGTGGTGCCCGCCGCCCGCACCCGCGCCGTCCTGGACGCCGTCGGCGACCGCGGCTACCGGCTGGTGAACGCGCTGGTGGGCGGCGTCTCCCAGGCCTTCTACACCGCTGCCTCCGCCGCCGGGATCGCCTGCGGAGTGGCCCTCGGCTTCGACGCGATCTCCTTCACCGAGGAGCTCGGGCTGGACCGGACCGGTGAAGTGCCGCTGCTCATCATGCCGGCCGGCCACGAACGCCCCGGCCAGGCCGACTTCCGCCACGAGATCGCCTGA
- a CDS encoding lantibiotic dehydratase C-terminal domain-containing protein, producing MTADDTTPGPTVGRAPAAGPEGRAEWQAYHVFYAASTRPFLLQCVRPLVAELDRDGLLSGWFFINYWLEGPHIRLRLRPTRPEAADEVAARAQDAVRDFLARRPALYEVKDGFLAELYNTLFELEYPGGERDRWTDAAGRMRLRPNNSFSPEPYEPEYGKYGGPAGVELAEWHFQRSSELVVDAAASVNLHVRTVLLGTAAQLMMTMSGCLLPDREVLLEFLDRYHAFWNSAFSGTNYTASEGYDRAYGTMDAALARRFQEIRRTLAEPAPERLPGFLRGWAEHCLELGDRAAALARDGDLVFRSWDGTRDLRVTEPGQALPMLASPYMHMTNNRLSVSVRDEAYLSYVLGRALRQAESGLTVEPGSTAEPEPEPSAAP from the coding sequence ATGACCGCCGACGACACCACCCCCGGGCCCACCGTGGGCCGCGCCCCCGCCGCAGGCCCCGAGGGTCGCGCCGAGTGGCAGGCGTACCACGTCTTCTACGCCGCGAGCACCCGGCCGTTCCTGCTCCAGTGCGTCCGTCCGCTGGTGGCCGAACTCGACCGCGACGGGCTGCTGTCGGGCTGGTTCTTCATCAACTACTGGCTGGAGGGCCCGCACATCCGGCTGCGGCTGCGGCCGACCCGCCCGGAGGCCGCCGACGAGGTCGCCGCGCGTGCCCAGGACGCCGTCCGGGACTTCCTCGCCCGGCGGCCGGCGCTGTACGAGGTGAAGGACGGCTTCCTCGCCGAGCTGTACAACACCCTCTTCGAGCTGGAGTACCCCGGCGGCGAGCGCGACCGCTGGACGGACGCCGCCGGGCGGATGCGGCTGCGCCCCAACAACTCCTTCAGCCCGGAGCCCTACGAGCCGGAGTACGGCAAGTACGGCGGCCCGGCCGGGGTCGAGCTGGCGGAGTGGCACTTCCAGCGCTCCAGCGAGCTCGTGGTGGACGCGGCGGCGAGCGTGAACCTGCACGTGCGCACCGTTCTGCTGGGGACGGCGGCACAGCTGATGATGACCATGTCCGGCTGCCTGCTGCCCGACCGGGAGGTGCTGCTGGAGTTCCTCGACCGCTACCACGCCTTCTGGAACTCCGCCTTCTCCGGGACCAACTACACGGCCAGCGAGGGCTACGACCGCGCCTACGGCACGATGGACGCCGCACTGGCCCGCCGCTTCCAGGAGATCCGCCGCACCCTGGCCGAACCCGCGCCGGAACGGCTTCCCGGGTTCCTGCGCGGCTGGGCCGAGCACTGCCTGGAACTCGGCGACAGGGCCGCCGCGTTGGCCCGCGACGGCGACCTCGTCTTCCGCTCCTGGGACGGCACCCGCGATCTGCGCGTCACCGAGCCCGGGCAGGCGCTGCCGATGCTGGCCTCGCCCTACATGCACATGACGAACAACCGGCTGTCGGTCAGCGTGCGCGACGAGGCGTACCTGTCGTACGTGCTCGGCCGGGCCCTACGGCAGGCCGAGTCCGGCCTCACCGTCGAGCCCGGCTCCACCGCCGAGCCCGAGCCCGAGCCCTCGGCGGCGCCGTGA
- a CDS encoding lantibiotic dehydratase has protein sequence MPVGGSGSALGEERSSHPRLNVVVLARLAELIAADPARRADLPVTLSAGWDLDDDRLRFVRRSVTAGDDTAAVSFDAAHDRLFFLRRKGVLDRMIGLFADGAAPRGRELEAWLAAETGAPPEEAARYLATLLDLGVLQTAGLHTDVHAPDPLRSFQAALRSLDRPWAGQAAAALDAVGGCVGRYAAAGLHERRGLLRELRAALDAVRAGLGAGRVTLPQTLLYEDVSAGPVTADPRRWTGLAAEPLDSLTRILPAFDVSLPQRLTLKGFFLARYGRGGRCEDVLRLVHDFHEDIFSQYLQFTSAKSPYAEDGSYVPEENWLGMPEVAALDRGRAELGRRMRRLWAEHPAGAAELRLDEDTVDAVAAELAPLRPSFAPHSHFLQLAERPGDPLVVLNNSYGGLAFPFTRFTHCFDPAPDPSAPAAPDGSAAPGLTAELRGRLRGWQPPGAVFAEVTAGAATTNLNLHGRLTDHEIVCPGETSTAPPEARIDLGDLYAEHDEAQDRLLLRSRRLRREVVPLYLGYLVPMVLPEVPRTLLLFSPTSRARPDLWRGVPESPAVDGVTTRPRVRYRSLVLHRQGWSARPGALPVRAKGQGDAAYFLDWRRWRRRHGLPGQVFATVRAEGAAQGPFGGGAKPAYVDFDSPLSLLALEALTGGGSARTDFEEMLPAAGELHLGSARGRHVAELAVEIVPRAAAPRTPRPGRQDPRP, from the coding sequence GTGCCCGTCGGCGGGAGCGGTTCCGCGCTGGGGGAGGAGCGGAGCAGCCACCCCCGGCTGAACGTCGTGGTGCTGGCCCGTCTCGCCGAGCTGATCGCGGCCGACCCCGCGCGCCGGGCCGATCTGCCCGTCACCCTCTCGGCCGGGTGGGACCTGGACGACGACCGGCTGCGGTTCGTCCGCCGCTCGGTGACCGCGGGCGACGACACCGCCGCCGTCAGCTTCGACGCCGCCCACGACCGGCTGTTCTTCCTGCGCCGCAAGGGCGTCCTGGATCGGATGATCGGCCTCTTCGCGGACGGCGCCGCGCCGCGCGGCCGCGAGCTGGAGGCGTGGCTGGCGGCCGAGACGGGCGCGCCGCCCGAGGAGGCCGCCCGCTACCTGGCGACCCTGCTCGACCTGGGCGTCCTCCAGACCGCCGGCCTGCACACCGATGTGCACGCGCCCGACCCGCTGCGCTCCTTCCAGGCCGCCCTGCGCTCCCTGGACCGCCCGTGGGCCGGACAGGCCGCCGCCGCGCTGGACGCGGTGGGCGGCTGCGTCGGCCGGTACGCCGCCGCCGGGCTGCACGAACGCCGCGGCCTGCTGCGGGAGTTGCGCGCCGCGCTGGACGCGGTGCGGGCGGGCCTCGGTGCCGGGCGGGTGACGCTGCCGCAGACCCTGCTCTACGAGGACGTCAGCGCAGGCCCGGTCACCGCCGACCCGCGGCGGTGGACCGGCCTGGCGGCGGAGCCGCTGGACTCCCTCACGCGGATACTGCCCGCGTTCGACGTGTCGCTGCCGCAGCGGCTCACCCTCAAGGGCTTCTTCCTCGCCCGCTACGGGCGCGGCGGGCGGTGCGAGGACGTGCTGCGGCTGGTGCACGACTTCCACGAGGACATCTTCAGCCAGTACCTCCAGTTCACCTCGGCCAAGTCCCCCTACGCGGAGGACGGTTCGTACGTCCCGGAGGAGAACTGGCTCGGCATGCCGGAGGTGGCCGCGCTGGACCGGGGCCGGGCCGAACTCGGCCGCAGGATGCGCCGGTTGTGGGCTGAGCACCCGGCCGGCGCTGCGGAGCTGCGGCTCGACGAGGACACGGTCGACGCCGTGGCAGCCGAACTCGCACCGCTGCGACCGTCGTTCGCCCCGCACAGCCACTTCCTGCAACTGGCCGAACGCCCCGGCGACCCGCTGGTGGTGCTCAACAACTCCTACGGCGGGCTGGCCTTCCCCTTCACCCGCTTCACCCACTGCTTCGACCCGGCCCCGGACCCGTCGGCGCCGGCCGCTCCCGACGGGTCCGCCGCCCCCGGTCTGACGGCGGAGCTGCGCGGGCGGCTGCGCGGCTGGCAGCCGCCGGGGGCGGTCTTCGCCGAGGTCACCGCCGGGGCGGCCACCACCAACCTCAACCTGCACGGGCGGCTGACCGACCACGAGATCGTCTGCCCCGGTGAGACCAGCACCGCCCCGCCCGAGGCCCGTATCGACCTCGGCGACCTCTACGCCGAGCACGACGAGGCCCAGGACCGGCTGCTCCTGCGCTCCCGGCGGCTGCGCCGCGAGGTGGTGCCCCTCTACCTCGGCTACCTGGTGCCGATGGTGCTGCCGGAGGTGCCGCGCACCCTGCTGCTCTTCTCGCCGACCTCCCGGGCCCGGCCCGACCTGTGGCGGGGGGTGCCCGAGAGCCCGGCCGTGGACGGTGTCACCACACGCCCCCGGGTCCGCTACCGCAGCCTGGTGCTGCACCGCCAGGGCTGGAGCGCGCGGCCGGGTGCCCTGCCGGTGCGGGCGAAGGGGCAGGGCGACGCCGCGTACTTCCTGGACTGGCGGCGGTGGCGGCGGCGGCACGGGCTGCCCGGCCAGGTGTTCGCCACCGTGCGGGCGGAGGGCGCGGCGCAGGGGCCGTTCGGCGGCGGGGCCAAGCCCGCGTACGTCGACTTCGACAGCCCCCTGTCGCTGCTCGCCCTGGAGGCGCTCACCGGCGGCGGGAGCGCCCGCACGGACTTCGAGGAGATGCTCCCGGCCGCCGGGGAACTGCACCTGGGCTCCGCCCGGGGCCGGCACGTCGCCGAACTGGCCGTGGAGATCGTCCCCCGTGCGGCCGCACCCCGCACCCCGCGACCCGGAAGGCAGGACCCGCGCCCATGA
- a CDS encoding ABC transporter permease: MTTASTPKRPTPPVASPANGTTGGGSPPAGRSDRGARRPSAYAALTRAAYLAAVRDRTTVFFTFAFPLVFLLVFGLLFRGQRVDGDLPYINYTAPGVLAWGVGNAALFGPAFALMHWRRDDILRLVWRTPTPLPTVLASRFAVAVGVGLCQAVLFTAVAVLPGFGLRLPADAALALPLLVLGVAAFLALGLVVGSLADTPEAVAAIANFVMVPMAFLSGAFYPAALLPGWIRTLSWALPLRYLDDGLTSVLAGRAAAGPLALDCAGLVGFTLLFGLVAARVFRWSNRT, from the coding sequence ATGACCACCGCCTCCACCCCGAAGCGGCCGACCCCGCCCGTCGCCAGCCCCGCGAACGGGACCACCGGCGGCGGGAGTCCACCGGCCGGCCGGTCGGACCGCGGCGCGCGCCGGCCGTCCGCCTACGCGGCGCTGACCCGCGCCGCCTACCTCGCCGCCGTCCGCGACCGCACCACCGTCTTCTTCACCTTCGCCTTCCCGCTGGTCTTCCTCCTGGTCTTCGGCCTGCTCTTCCGGGGCCAGCGGGTCGACGGCGACCTGCCGTACATCAACTACACGGCGCCCGGCGTACTGGCGTGGGGGGTGGGCAACGCGGCGCTGTTCGGGCCCGCGTTCGCGCTGATGCACTGGCGGCGCGACGACATCCTGCGGCTGGTGTGGCGCACGCCCACGCCGCTGCCGACCGTCCTGGCGTCGCGGTTCGCCGTCGCCGTCGGGGTGGGCCTGTGCCAGGCGGTGCTGTTCACGGCGGTGGCGGTGCTCCCCGGGTTCGGGCTGCGGCTGCCCGCCGACGCGGCGCTCGCGCTGCCGCTGCTGGTGCTCGGCGTCGCCGCGTTCCTCGCGCTCGGCCTGGTCGTCGGCAGCCTCGCCGACACGCCCGAGGCGGTCGCGGCCATCGCCAACTTCGTGATGGTGCCGATGGCGTTCCTGTCCGGCGCGTTCTACCCGGCGGCCCTGCTGCCGGGCTGGATCAGGACGCTGTCCTGGGCGCTGCCGCTGCGCTACCTCGACGACGGCCTGACCAGCGTGCTGGCCGGCCGCGCCGCCGCCGGGCCGCTGGCGCTGGACTGCGCCGGGCTGGTCGGCTTCACCCTCCTGTTCGGGCTGGTCGCGGCCCGCGTCTTCCGCTGGAGCAACCGGACATGA